A window of the Deinococcus sp. Marseille-Q6407 genome harbors these coding sequences:
- a CDS encoding DUF4388 domain-containing protein translates to MKQIFVLVPNPARAQLIRRLVEAAGAHAHLSDGALPALTELERTPADAVICAEDAGDMSGEDFRNILRFEPATRDTPVYLLTAQAGEQHTEPPNYDLPPETGTVALVRQVLSDLGVDPSPALPCDDSPGDLHGGVGDPGAGGLGLPELLSWVAAMELDGHWLIDTGAGQEGYLLMQGGDVAYAEFGEYSGRQALLELLDLAEQDSGSHFRFCRAELPPDLAEPDARNIEERTERLLMEVAVDLDHRHAERDALL, encoded by the coding sequence ATGAAGCAGATCTTCGTGCTGGTTCCCAACCCGGCCCGCGCCCAGCTGATTCGCCGGCTGGTGGAAGCGGCCGGGGCGCACGCTCACCTCAGCGACGGGGCCCTGCCGGCCCTGACCGAACTGGAGCGGACCCCCGCCGACGCCGTGATCTGTGCCGAGGACGCCGGCGACATGAGCGGTGAGGATTTTCGCAACATCCTGCGGTTCGAGCCGGCCACCCGGGATACCCCGGTGTACCTGCTGACCGCGCAGGCCGGCGAGCAGCACACCGAGCCGCCCAACTATGACCTGCCTCCCGAAACCGGCACGGTGGCCCTGGTGCGCCAGGTGCTGAGCGACCTGGGGGTTGACCCATCGCCGGCGCTGCCCTGCGACGACTCCCCCGGCGATCTACACGGCGGCGTGGGTGATCCGGGCGCAGGTGGCCTGGGCCTGCCCGAACTGCTCAGCTGGGTGGCGGCCATGGAGCTGGACGGTCACTGGCTGATCGACACCGGCGCCGGGCAAGAAGGCTACCTGCTGATGCAGGGCGGTGACGTGGCCTATGCCGAATTCGGCGAGTATTCCGGTCGCCAGGCCCTGCTGGAACTGCTGGACCTGGCCGAGCAGGACTCCGGGAGCCACTTCCGGTTCTGCCGCGCCGAGCTGCCGCCCGACCTGGCCGAACCCGACGCCCGCAATATCGAAGAACGCACCGAGCGCCTGCTGATGGAAGTCGCTGTGGATCTGGACCACCGGCACGCCGAGCGGGACGCCCTTCTGTAA